In Syntrophotaleaceae bacterium, a genomic segment contains:
- a CDS encoding ABC transporter substrate-binding protein produces MSSKIRTLIPIALLVFAFPALTACDRSSEGKSDAVLCRLAYTSKGYYAPQILAYNKGWLAADGVIVQEIKLGMGAGIAAAEALVSGSADVAVMGDVPALIALASARDCVLVAAYGGGEKMHSIIVGERSGIEKPADLAGKSLGVQFGSSTHGAVYLYLEHHGIDPAKVQLVNLPQKDLVEALISGSIDALAASEPTPMLTRDKVPGARELACLSGLGNDYPSLIVASQEFADAHPEAIRAIVAGTRRAVDWINADPDAAAAETALVTGTPASLEAAMFRKMEWRVRLDEQVVRSLNMTGAFLHRLGKLKEVPDVKGLSRPEFLEP; encoded by the coding sequence CCTTTCCGGCGCTGACCGCCTGCGACCGCTCTTCTGAGGGCAAAAGCGATGCCGTCCTCTGCCGCCTTGCCTACACCTCCAAGGGGTATTACGCTCCTCAGATCCTCGCTTATAATAAGGGGTGGTTGGCCGCGGACGGGGTCATTGTTCAGGAGATTAAACTAGGGATGGGTGCCGGCATCGCCGCCGCCGAGGCCCTGGTGAGCGGCAGCGCCGATGTGGCCGTGATGGGTGACGTTCCGGCCCTGATCGCCCTGGCCAGTGCAAGGGATTGCGTGCTGGTGGCGGCCTACGGAGGCGGTGAAAAGATGCATTCCATCATCGTCGGCGAAAGGTCGGGGATCGAAAAACCGGCCGATCTGGCCGGGAAAAGCCTGGGGGTCCAGTTCGGGTCCAGCACCCACGGCGCGGTCTACCTCTATCTGGAGCATCACGGCATCGATCCGGCCAAAGTTCAGCTGGTCAATCTGCCGCAGAAGGATCTTGTCGAGGCTCTCATCAGCGGTTCCATCGATGCCCTGGCCGCCTCCGAACCGACCCCCATGCTCACGCGGGACAAGGTGCCGGGAGCGCGCGAACTGGCCTGCCTGTCCGGCCTGGGCAACGACTACCCCTCGCTCATCGTCGCCTCCCAGGAATTTGCCGACGCCCATCCCGAAGCCATCCGTGCCATCGTCGCCGGCACACGCCGGGCCGTCGACTGGATCAACGCCGACCCGGACGCTGCTGCTGCCGAAACCGCTTTGGTCACCGGCACCCCGGCCTCGCTGGAAGCGGCCATGTTCCGAAAAATGGAATGGCGGGTACGTCTCGACGAACAGGTGGTCAGGAGCCTGAACATGACCGGCGCTTTTCTCCACCGCCTGGGGAAGCTTAAGGAGGTTCCCGATGTGAAAGGGCTTTCCAGGCCGGAGTTCCTGGAGCCTTGA